ACCTCGTCTTCACGATGATCCAGACCTCGGTGATGATCCCCTACTATTCGCTCTCGAGCGAGATCTCGAGCGACTACCAGGAACGGGCCTCGTACAATTCCTATCGTCTCGGCTTCAGCATCTTTTCCTCGATCCTCTGCGTCGCCGTCCCCGGCATCATCGTCTCGCTCTTCCCCGACGACCGCGTCGGCTACCAGGTGATGAGCCTGATCTTCGGCACCTTCTTCGGCCTCAGCGTGCTCTTCACCGGCCTCTTCGCGAAGGAGGAGATCACGACGCCGGCGGTCACCTCGAAGCTCTCCCTCAGGGAGCTCGTCAAGCCGCTCGGCCTCCGACCCTTCCGCCAGTACCTCGGGATGTTCCTGTTCCTGCAGATGTCGATGGCGGTCATGAGCGGACTGTTCTTCTTCTACGTCGACTTCTACATCGTCAAGGACGTCACCGCCGCCGGGGAATCCTCGATGGTCGGCATGATCGCCGCGGCGTTGATGTTCGCGATGCAGATCGTCGCCCTGCCCGTCTACATCCGGATGATCGGGAAGAAGGGGAAGACCTACGCCTACCGCTTCGGCGCGATCGTCTGGATCGTCACCGCGCTCACGCTCCTCGTGATCCCCGCGAACGTGAACCCGGTCGTGATCTACGTCGTCGGCGCGCTGATGGGCTTCGGGATCAGCGGTCCCGGCCTCGTCCCGCACACGATGTACGGCGACGTCGTCGACGCCGGCCAGCTCAGGTTCAGGGACCGCCTCGACGGACAGATGAGCGGCTTCACCAACTTCATCAACAAGGTCGCGCAGGCCGTCGGCCTCGCCGCCGTGATGGCCCTGATCGGCCTCGCCGGCTTTCAGTCGCAGGATCTGACGCAGCCGCCGCTCACCGAACAGCCGCCGGAAGCGATGCTCGCGATCCGGCTCATCATGGCCCTCGTCCCGCTCGTCTTCATGGGCGTCGGGATTCTCATCTCGACCCGCTACCGGATCGATGCGGCGACCCAGAAGAAGATCGCCGAGACCATCCGCGACGGCGCGGACGCCGAAGAATTGATCCGGAACCTCTGAAGATGAAGCGTCCGAATCCGCTCCTGTACGCGACGCTCGGCTTCCTGCTTCGGATCTACGCCTTCTTCAAGGGGCAGCGGATCCGCCGCCACGCGAAGATCAAGGGGCCGGCGATCGTCCTCTCCAACCACACGTCCTTCTACGACTTCATCTACACCACCGCGGCGGTCTATCCGAAGCGCGTCAGCTACATGGCCGCCGGGAAGATGTTCTACGACCCCCTCCTCGGCTTCTTCCTCCGGATGGCGCGGGCGTTCCCCAAATGCCTCTTCCAGGCCGACCCGGTCGCGACCATGAACGTCTTCCGGATCCTCCGGCGGAAGGGGATCGTCTCGATCTTCCCCGAGGGGCAGATCTCGCCGATCGGCGTCACCCAGCCGATCGCGCCGTCGATCGCCAAGCTGCTCAAGAAGGCCAAGGTCGACGTCTTCGCCGTCCGCCACCAGGGCGCCTACCTCGTCAACCCGCCGTGGTCGAAGAAGAACTTCCCCGGACGGATCCAGACCGACGTCGAACTCGTCCTGACGAAGGAACGGCTGGCTTCGCTTACGGAAGAAGAGGTCCTCGCGGCCGTCGTCGAGGCGCTCCGCTTCAACGTCTCCTCCTTCGATCCCGAAGGCAGGTACCGTTACCGCATCAACGACATCGAGAACCTCGAAAGCGTCCTCTACCGCTGCCCGCGATGCGGCGGCGAGACGCTTCATGCGGACGGACGCGACCTCGTCTGCCCGGCGTGCGGGAACCGCCTTTCCTACGATCCCCACGGAAAAGTCGGCGGACTCCGGATCGACGACCTCTATCACGTGCAGGAGGCGGAGATGCGCATGCGGATCGAATCCGACCCGGCGTTCCGCCTCGAAGCCGACGTCCGGCTCGAGAGTTTCCGGGACGAGCGGCTCGTCGAGGTCGGCCGCGGCCGACTCTCCCTGACCCATGACGGATACCGCTACGAGGGCACCGTCGACGGCAGGGAAACCGTCCTCGCGTTCGATCCCAAGAACGTCCCGACGCTGCCGAGCGACCTCGGCAGAAACGTCCAGATCTACGAAGGCTACCTGATCTACCAGTTCGCGATGGACGTCCCGACGATCCCGACGAAGTTCGTCATCGCCGCCGAAATCCTGCACGCGCGCAGCCTTTCCGGCGCGGCCGACGCGGCCTAGACGACCGATCGACCGCGCATGATTTCGCAAATTCGACCGAAATATGACGGAAAATCGCCCGATTGCCATATACAAGGGCATGAAATGGTGTTATAATCGACATCAAAAAGGGGGCATTGAAAAGATGGATAAGTACGTCAAGCTCTACAAGCAGATGTGGATCGACTGGAAGAACTACGAAGGCAAGATCAACCTGAACGACTTCTGGACCAACATCGTCGTCCATATCATCGTCCAGTTCCTGATCGGCCTCATCATCGGCCTCATCAACATCCCGGTCCTCACCTCGCTCGTCAGCCTCGTCCTGCTCGTGCCGGTGATCGCCATGGGCGTCCGCCGTCTGCACGACGTCGGCGAGAAGGGTACCTACATGCTGTGGTGGCTCCTCCCGCTCGTCGGCTGGATCTTCGTGATCCTGAAGTGGGTCAAGCCGAGCGTCGCCGCCTGAGCCCAAGCGCAACGAACAAGACACGGTCCGTCCGTGTCTTTTTCTTTACCGGAATACCGCTTGACGGAAGCGGCGTGCGATTGTACAATGAATGAGCGAATCATGAAGGACGGGGAACACCATGGACAAGAAAACGCTGATCTTCGAGAAACTGCCGATCTGGAAGGCCGTCGCGACGCTCGCGATTCCTTCCATTCTCTCGCAGTTCGTGACGATGATCTACAACCTCGCCGACACCTTCTACATCGGTCAGACGAACGACCCCTACATGGTCGCCGCGATCTCCTATTCGTTCGGCGCCTTCGCGCTCCTCGCCGCCTTCGGGAACCTCTTCGGGATCGGCGGCGGCAGCCTGATGGCGCGGATGATGGGCGCCAAGCGCCCCGAGGACGCGAAGAAGGTCGCCACCTTCAGCGTCTACGGCGCGAACGTCTTCTCGCTCCTCTATTCCGTCCTCCTCTGGATCTTCATGACGCCGATCCTCGAACTGCTCGGCGCCAGCGCGATGACGATCGGCTACGGCAGAGACTACCTGTTCTGGACCACCGTCGTCGGCGGTCTTCCGACGACCCTCGGGATCGTCCTCGGCCATCTCCTCCGCTCCGAGGGCGAGGCGAAGCTGGGCGCCGCCGGAATCGCCTTCGGCGGCATCCTCAACATCATCCTCGACCCGATCTTCATCTTCGTGCTCGACCTCGACGTCGCCGGCGCGGCGATGGCGACGATGATCGCCAACGTCGCCGTGGTCGGATTCTACCTGATGACCGTCTTCTCCATCGGTCACCGTTCGAACGTCGGTTTCTCACCGTCCCGGCTCTCCGGGGCGAAGCAGGTCGCCGGTCCGGTCTTCGCGGTCGGTCTGCCCGCGGCGGCCGCCGTCGTCTTCAACGTCCTCGTCAACGCCGCCGTCTTCAAGGTGCTCTCGGGTTACGGCGACCTCGCCGTCGCCGCGATGGGGATCGTCAAGAAGATCGACTCGATCCCGCTCAACATCGCCCTCGGTCTCGGCCAGGGCGTCCTCCCGCTCGTCGCCTACAACTACGCCGCCAAGGACTTCGACCGCATGAAGGGTTCCTCGCGGTTCGCCCGATTCGCGGCGGTCGGGATCGCGAGCCTCTGCATCGTCTTCTTCGAGGTCTTCTCCGAACCGATCGTGACCTTCTTCATCCGGGAACCGGAGACCGTCGCGCTCGGCGCGCGGTTCCTCCGGATCGCCTGCCTCGGTACGATCCCGATGGCGCTTTTCTTCCTCTACAACACGACCTTCCAGGCGATGGGACACGGGAAGCAGTCGTTCTTCCTGGTGTTCATGCGCCAGGTGGTGATCAACCTCGGGATCCTCTTCCTGTTCGAAACGCTCTTCGGGATCGACGGCGTCGTCTGGACCCAACCCGTCGGCGACCTGCTCTCCGCGCTGATCGCATGGGTGCTCTTCGAACGCGTCGTCGTCTCGCTCAAGAAGGAACAATCGGGACTCGACCGGCGCTCCGCATGATGGAGCGCTTTTCCTTTTTGATAGAAATGAACAAACGTTCATTGATACACTGTTCAAAGGGGATCCGCAGTGGTAGAATGGATACGAAGGAAGGTGTTCGGATGAAGACGATCGTGGTCACCGGCGCGACCGACGGGATCGGCCGTGCCGCGGCAGAAGGATTCCTGAAGGCGGGCTGCCGCGTCGTCGGCGTCGCCCGCAACCGGAAGAAGGCGGCGGCCATGGAAGCGGATTTGCGCGAAGCGCGGCTCTCCTTCCAATTCGCCGACCTGTCGAGCGTGCGCGAGGTCGACGCGCTCGCCACCCGCCTGGCGGAGAGCTGCCCTGACGGCATCGACGCGCTCGTCCACGTCGCCGGGACGGTCTCGACGCATCGCGAACTCACCGTCGACGGCTACGAGAAGACGTTCGCGGTGAACCACCTCGCCGTCCACCACCTGACGATTCGGTGCCTCCCGCTGCTGGAGCGCCGTCCCGGCGCCCGCGTTCTCGTCGTCAGTTCGCGCGCCCACCGCTGGGGGCGGATTTTCTTCCGGGACGTTTCGCTGCGCGGCTTCTACTGGCTTCTGACGGCCTACGCCCAATCGAAGCTGATGAACGTCCTCTTCGTCCGCGACATGGCGCGGCGGATCGATCCCAAACTGGTTTCGTTCTACGCGATCGATCCGGGTCTCGTCGACACCGGCATCGTCGCGAAGACGACGAAGGGACTCGAACGGTGGATCTGGAGCTGGCGGCGGAAGGCCGGCACTCCGCCATCGGTCCCGGCCGCGGCGATGGTCCGGATCGCGCTCGAGGACGCCTATGCGGGACGATCCGGTCTGTTCTGGATGGAAGGCGTCGAGAAGGCGCCCGCGCGCCGGTCCGGAACCGTCCGCACGATGGATCGGCTCCATGCGCTCTCGGACGCGATGGTCGACGTCGCGCTCGGCGGATCTTCGCGTTTTTCCGCGAAGAAGTGAAATCGCGGGAATCGCCACCTCCGGCGATCGCTTTCTTCCGCGATATGCTCGCACCGTCTTGAAATAATGCGGCGATGGTGCTATCATCAAGGAAAAGAAGCATCCGTCATAGGGGGATTTCCATGGCACAGATCCGTCGTTTCCTCGGCAAAGTCCGGATCGAGTTCATCGCGATCGGGCTGTTTTTCCTGACTCTCGTCGTCTTCTCCGCGCGCCTCTACGTCTGTCGCTTCGACGGCATCGTCGTCGCGCAGCTGTTCCTGTTCGCGTTTCCGCCGTTCTTCGGGCCCTTCGCGCGGGCGGTCGTTCTCGACGCCTGCTTCGCGACGATCGGCTTCATGGCGTTCGAGGGCGGTTTCACGAAACGTGCCAGACTCGCGTTCCGCGTCGGCTTCTACGTCGCCGCGGCGCTGTTTCTCGTCAACCTCGCGCTCGTCCTCCTCGGCGCCGGATCGGATCCGGCGACCGCGAACCTGTTCTTCGGGAGAGAGGAGTTCTCCGGCGGGGAATCCGTCCTCGTCGGCGGCTTCGGACTCGGGTTCTATCTCTACATCCTCTTTCTCGCCGTTTACGGCGTCGCCGTCTTCCTCCATCCCGGATACGCCGGGACGGATGAGCCGACGCTGTGGCGCTGGATCCTGCGCAAGCTGAACCGGAAGGACCCGCTCGTCGCGCTCGATCCCGTCGGCGACGCACAGATCGTCCGGAGCGTCCCGCTTCACGTCTTCTACACCGTCATCACCTTCGGCGTCTGGTACTACATCTGGATGTACCGGATGATCCGCGGGATCCACAAGCTGGTCGGCGGACCCGCCGACCTCACGAAGGATTTCCTCCTCTCCGCGCTCGTCCTCCCGGGGATTCAGGTGATGTACGGCCTCAACCTGAAGAAGTGGGAGACCTTCCTCTTCCAGAACCGCGACCGGTTCGGCGTCAAGAAGCCCGACTTTTCGATCGCTTACCTCGTCCTTTCGATCCTCGGTCTCGGCGTCGTCGCCACGGCGATGATGCAGCTCGACCTGAACAAGGCCGCCACCGTCGCCAACGCCACGCTCCAGAACGAAGAAGCGCGTGCCTGACCGAAACGATTTCGACAACGCGTCCGATCGGACGCGTTTTGTCGTTTCAAGGACGATTTCCGATCCTCTTCTTCGCCGCTCGTGCTATGATGGTACCATAGCGAGGTGCCTGCCATGACGAAACGCCTGACCACGATCCTGATGATCTTCCTATTCCTGTGCACGGCGGTCGCCGCGGGCGCCGCGCCGGTCGTGACGGCCGAGACCCCGGAGGCGAATCCGCGCTTATCTGCTTCCATGCTCGCCGCCTACGGGTGGCTGTCCGCCCAGCAGGACTCCGCCGTCCTCGACGGCAGCGACGAAATATCCGGTCTCGTCGACAGTTTCGAGGACTATTCCGGTCCCGACCAGCCGATCACCGAGGCGTTCACGTACGACCAGGCGGTCGCGGCGATCGCCTTCCTCGTGGCCGGCGACGTCGAACGGGCGACGACCGTGCTCACGACCCTGCAGAACCTGCAGGCGGAGGACGGTTCCTGGTGCAACTCCTACTGGTACGGCGGCTACTGGGGCGCCGAGCTTAGGAAGCACGTCGGTCCCGCCGTCTGGGTCTCGCTCGCGGTGATGAACTACGAACGGATCACCGGCGATGCGGAGACCTTCCACGCGATGGCCGTCGCCGCTCTCGACTGGGCCCTCGGATACCAGCGGCCCAACGGCGGGATCGCCGGCGGCGAGACCACCTGGGACGTGCCCGGCGTCTGGACCGAGGAGGTCTGGACCGGCACCGAACACAACATCGACGCCTATCCCGCGCTCCTCTATTTCGCCGACACCACGCCCGCAAGACGCGACGAATACAACGCCGCCGTGGCGGACGTGCTCGCGTTCCTCACCGATGTCGTCTGGGACGACGCCGAGGGCCGCTTCTTCGGCGGCTTCAAGAACGACACGCAGCTCGTCGACCCGTGGGTCCCGCT
This sequence is a window from Candidatus Izemoplasmatales bacterium. Protein-coding genes within it:
- a CDS encoding MFS transporter; the encoded protein is MTRSALGKKLAFASADIFGGGSFNIINFLLPGFLALTVGISPYWISFIMLIARFWDAITDPLMGYLSDHTKSRLGKRRIYLVISAPLVLAGMYFLFFPFAFPSHTLRVIAALTAYLVFTMIQTSVMIPYYSLSSEISSDYQERASYNSYRLGFSIFSSILCVAVPGIIVSLFPDDRVGYQVMSLIFGTFFGLSVLFTGLFAKEEITTPAVTSKLSLRELVKPLGLRPFRQYLGMFLFLQMSMAVMSGLFFFYVDFYIVKDVTAAGESSMVGMIAAALMFAMQIVALPVYIRMIGKKGKTYAYRFGAIVWIVTALTLLVIPANVNPVVIYVVGALMGFGISGPGLVPHTMYGDVVDAGQLRFRDRLDGQMSGFTNFINKVAQAVGLAAVMALIGLAGFQSQDLTQPPLTEQPPEAMLAIRLIMALVPLVFMGVGILISTRYRIDAATQKKIAETIRDGADAEELIRNL
- a CDS encoding 1-acyl-sn-glycerol-3-phosphate acyltransferase is translated as MKRPNPLLYATLGFLLRIYAFFKGQRIRRHAKIKGPAIVLSNHTSFYDFIYTTAAVYPKRVSYMAAGKMFYDPLLGFFLRMARAFPKCLFQADPVATMNVFRILRRKGIVSIFPEGQISPIGVTQPIAPSIAKLLKKAKVDVFAVRHQGAYLVNPPWSKKNFPGRIQTDVELVLTKERLASLTEEEVLAAVVEALRFNVSSFDPEGRYRYRINDIENLESVLYRCPRCGGETLHADGRDLVCPACGNRLSYDPHGKVGGLRIDDLYHVQEAEMRMRIESDPAFRLEADVRLESFRDERLVEVGRGRLSLTHDGYRYEGTVDGRETVLAFDPKNVPTLPSDLGRNVQIYEGYLIYQFAMDVPTIPTKFVIAAEILHARSLSGAADAA
- a CDS encoding DUF4234 domain-containing protein is translated as MAQIRRFLGKVRIEFIAIGLFFLTLVVFSARLYVCRFDGIVVAQLFLFAFPPFFGPFARAVVLDACFATIGFMAFEGGFTKRARLAFRVGFYVAAALFLVNLALVLLGAGSDPATANLFFGREEFSGGESVLVGGFGLGFYLYILFLAVYGVAVFLHPGYAGTDEPTLWRWILRKLNRKDPLVALDPVGDAQIVRSVPLHVFYTVITFGVWYYIWMYRMIRGIHKLVGGPADLTKDFLLSALVLPGIQVMYGLNLKKWETFLFQNRDRFGVKKPDFSIAYLVLSILGLGVVATAMMQLDLNKAATVANATLQNEEARA
- a CDS encoding MATE family efflux transporter; the encoded protein is MDKKTLIFEKLPIWKAVATLAIPSILSQFVTMIYNLADTFYIGQTNDPYMVAAISYSFGAFALLAAFGNLFGIGGGSLMARMMGAKRPEDAKKVATFSVYGANVFSLLYSVLLWIFMTPILELLGASAMTIGYGRDYLFWTTVVGGLPTTLGIVLGHLLRSEGEAKLGAAGIAFGGILNIILDPIFIFVLDLDVAGAAMATMIANVAVVGFYLMTVFSIGHRSNVGFSPSRLSGAKQVAGPVFAVGLPAAAAVVFNVLVNAAVFKVLSGYGDLAVAAMGIVKKIDSIPLNIALGLGQGVLPLVAYNYAAKDFDRMKGSSRFARFAAVGIASLCIVFFEVFSEPIVTFFIREPETVALGARFLRIACLGTIPMALFFLYNTTFQAMGHGKQSFFLVFMRQVVINLGILFLFETLFGIDGVVWTQPVGDLLSALIAWVLFERVVVSLKKEQSGLDRRSA
- a CDS encoding SDR family NAD(P)-dependent oxidoreductase — translated: MKTIVVTGATDGIGRAAAEGFLKAGCRVVGVARNRKKAAAMEADLREARLSFQFADLSSVREVDALATRLAESCPDGIDALVHVAGTVSTHRELTVDGYEKTFAVNHLAVHHLTIRCLPLLERRPGARVLVVSSRAHRWGRIFFRDVSLRGFYWLLTAYAQSKLMNVLFVRDMARRIDPKLVSFYAIDPGLVDTGIVAKTTKGLERWIWSWRRKAGTPPSVPAAAMVRIALEDAYAGRSGLFWMEGVEKAPARRSGTVRTMDRLHALSDAMVDVALGGSSRFSAKK
- a CDS encoding DUF805 domain-containing protein — protein: MDKYVKLYKQMWIDWKNYEGKINLNDFWTNIVVHIIVQFLIGLIIGLINIPVLTSLVSLVLLVPVIAMGVRRLHDVGEKGTYMLWWLLPLVGWIFVILKWVKPSVAA